Proteins found in one Microbacterium sp. LWS13-1.2 genomic segment:
- a CDS encoding RDD family protein: protein MIWEIDDSTHAVEGLDGRGRPRPEYAASLGLRMAPFGRRVLATSIELGILVVLQLPLLLVSLPVLLNAAASADPAAALTDAGNLGLVIACAAASSALTTAFVVLQLVLHGRKGTTVGKAATGIRSVNVRTLERPGFWRGAVVRYLVLGASFLVPLVGPVLVIACSPLFDPERRGRGWADMAGATWFVDARNGLNPYDAKRMRIARKTAATDLADERSELPSLATSAVAPGSGAYIPVTRSSGGVVGAPRGEAYTAGAAPGGTDAAAVAPSAAAVDPGAPAAGAAAPATREPVHPAVASPTGAAAAGPGVPWTPPRLLPDAAPPAGPPRPAAARPAARARPGTPAVAAPPVADASSSPAVVLEFDTGARIALPGAGILIGRDPSPAPGDNGLTLVPIEDPTKSISKTHLALLRTGGAIIAVDRASTNGSALIRDGAEHSLPPGQGVTVRSGDTLLLGDRRALIRIG, encoded by the coding sequence GTGATTTGGGAGATCGACGACTCGACACACGCCGTCGAGGGCCTCGATGGACGCGGTCGGCCGAGGCCGGAGTACGCCGCGTCCCTCGGGCTGCGCATGGCGCCCTTCGGGCGGCGCGTGCTGGCGACATCGATCGAGCTGGGCATCCTCGTGGTGCTCCAGCTGCCGCTGCTGCTCGTCTCGCTTCCGGTGCTCCTCAACGCCGCCGCGTCCGCCGACCCGGCCGCAGCGCTCACGGACGCCGGCAACCTCGGCCTCGTGATCGCGTGCGCGGCCGCGTCATCGGCCTTGACGACCGCGTTCGTCGTCCTGCAACTGGTCCTGCACGGCCGCAAGGGCACCACGGTGGGCAAGGCCGCGACCGGCATCCGCTCGGTCAACGTGCGCACGCTGGAGCGGCCCGGATTCTGGCGCGGCGCGGTCGTGCGGTACCTGGTGCTCGGAGCCAGCTTCCTCGTCCCCCTCGTCGGACCCGTCCTCGTGATCGCCTGCTCCCCGCTGTTCGACCCGGAGCGTCGAGGGCGCGGATGGGCCGACATGGCGGGCGCCACCTGGTTCGTGGACGCGCGGAACGGCCTCAACCCCTACGACGCGAAGCGCATGCGGATCGCCCGCAAGACGGCGGCGACGGATCTCGCCGACGAGCGCAGCGAGCTGCCGTCGCTGGCGACCTCGGCGGTGGCCCCTGGCTCCGGCGCCTACATCCCCGTGACCCGCAGCAGCGGGGGAGTCGTGGGCGCGCCCCGCGGGGAGGCGTACACCGCGGGCGCCGCGCCGGGCGGAACGGATGCCGCGGCCGTCGCACCGAGTGCAGCGGCCGTGGATCCTGGTGCCCCTGCCGCGGGAGCGGCGGCACCAGCGACCCGCGAGCCGGTCCATCCCGCCGTCGCCTCGCCGACGGGGGCGGCGGCAGCCGGCCCCGGCGTCCCCTGGACACCGCCGCGGCTGCTGCCGGACGCGGCGCCGCCCGCCGGACCGCCGCGGCCCGCTGCCGCGCGTCCTGCCGCGCGGGCACGCCCCGGCACGCCCGCCGTCGCCGCGCCGCCGGTGGCAGATGCGTCGTCGTCCCCGGCCGTCGTGCTGGAGTTCGACACCGGCGCGCGCATCGCCCTCCCCGGTGCCGGCATCCTGATCGGACGCGATCCCTCGCCCGCGCCGGGCGACAACGGGCTCACCCTCGTCCCGATCGAGGATCCGACGAAGTCGATCTCCAAGACCCATCTCGCGCTGCTGCGCACGGGCGGCGCCATCATCGCTGTCGACCGTGCATCGACGAACGGCAGCGCGCTCATCCGCGATGGCGCGGAGCACTCCCTTCCGCCCGGTCAGGGGGTCACGGTCCGCAGCGGCGACACCCTCCTGCTGGGCGACCGGCGAGCGCTCATCCGCATCGGCTGA